A region of Heteronotia binoei isolate CCM8104 ecotype False Entrance Well chromosome 2, APGP_CSIRO_Hbin_v1, whole genome shotgun sequence DNA encodes the following proteins:
- the STXBP3 gene encoding syntaxin-binding protein 3, giving the protein MAPAVAASGDRGLKSLVWQKLKTSVFDDCWKEEEWKIILLDDFTTKLLSSCGKMTDLLAEGITVVENVYKNREPVPHMKAIYLITPTVKSVDGLINDFASKSSSKYKAAYVYFTDFCDDKLFNRMKSSCSKAIRRCKEININFLPYESQVFTLDVPNAFYHCYSPNTEKTSDAVLEQMAEQIVTLCATLEENPGVRYKSKPLDNASKLAQLVEKKLENFYKIDERSQIKGKTHSQLLIIDRGFDPVSTVLHELTFQAMAYDLLPIENDTYKYKTDGASGKEREAILEEEDDLWVKIRHKHIANVLEEIPKLMKEVSSKRKATEGKLSLSNLAQLMKKMPYFRKQITKQVVHLNIAEDCMNKFKSNIEKLCKVEQDLALGTDADGQKVKDSMRVLLPVLLSKNHDNYDKIRTILLYIFSTNGTTQENLDKLIQNVQIENDSDMIKNWKYLGVPIVTTSTSQQRRSSRKDRSKEETFELSRWSPVIKDIMEDAIENKLDSKEWPYCSQCPAPWNGTGAVSARHKPKTNYLEDRKSGSKLIVFVIGGITYSEMRCAYEVSQAFKSCEVVIGSTHIVTPRRLLDDIKALTVTKSKDTVYFKDE; this is encoded by the exons AGCTGAAGACATCAGTGTTTGATGACTGctggaaagaagaagaatggAAG aTCATTCTTCTTGATGACTTCACAACAAAGCTTCTGTCATCATGTGGTAAAATGACAGACTTACTAGCAGAGGGAATAACTG TTGTGGAGAATGTTTACAAAAATCGTGAACCAGTCCCACACATGAAAGCCATTTATCTCATCACACCTACAGTAAAG TCTGTAGATGGGCTTATAAATGACTTTGCAAGTAAATCATCCAGCAAGTACAAAGCAGCCTATGTTTACTTCACTGACT TTTGCGATGACAAACTTTTCAATAGAATGAAGTCATCTTGTTCAAAGGCTATACGACGGTGCAAAGAAATAAATATAAACTTTCTCCCCTATGAGTCACAG GTATTTACTCTTGATGTCCCAAATGCGTTCTATCACTGTTACAGTCCCAACACAGAGAAGACAAGTGATGCTGTACTGGAGCAAATGGCTGAACAAATTGTTACCTTATGTGCTACTCTAGAGGAAAATCCAGGTGTAAGGTACAAAAG TAAGCCTTTGGACAATGCCAGCAAACTAGCACAGCTAGTTGAAAAAAAGCTTGAAAACTTCTATAAAATTGATGAACGCAGCCAAATAAAG GGCAAAACCCATTCCCAGCTGTTAATAATAGATCGTGGATTTGACCCTGTATCAACTGTGCTTCATGAACTCACTTTTCAGGCAATGGCTTATGATCTGCTACCAATTGAAAATGATACATACAA ATATAAAACCGATGGTGCAAGTGGAAAAGAAAGGGAAGCAATTCTAGAGGAAGAGGATGATCTCTGGGTGAAGATCCGGCATAAGCATATTGCAAATGTTTTGGA GGAAATACCTAAGCTTATGAAAGAAGTTTCTTCAAAAAGGAAGGCAACAGAAGGGAaa CTGTCTTTAAGTAATCTGGCTCAGCTTATGAAAAAGATGCCATATTTTCGTAAACAAATTACTAAG CAAGTAGTCCATCTTAACATAGCTGAAGATTGTATGAATAAGTTCAAGAGTAATATAGAGAAGCTGTGCAAAGTTGAACAG GATTTGGCTCTTGGAACAGATGCAGATGGGCAAAAAGTGAAAGACTCTATGAGAGTCCTCCTTCCAGTATTGCTCAGTAAAAATCATGATAACTATGATAAAATAAGAACAATTCTCCTCTATATCTTCAGCACAAATG GCACCACACAAGAGAACTTGGATAAACTGATCCAGAATGTACAGATAGAAAATGATAGTGACATGATAAAAAACTGGAAGTATCTCGGCGTCCCTATCGTCACTACA TCTACATCCCAACAACGTCGATCATCAAGGAAGGACAGGTCTAAAGAAGAAACATTTGAGCTTTCTAGATGGAGTCCTGTTATTAAGGACATTATGGAg GATGCTATAGAAAATAAACTAGATTCCAAAGAGTGGCCTTATTGTTCTCAGTGTCCTGCACCCTGGAATGGTACTGGAGCAGTGAG TGCTCGACATAAGCCCAAAACGAATTACTTGGAGGATCGGAAGAGTGGTTCAAAGCTCATTGTGTTTGTGATTGGAGGCATTACATATTCAGAAATGCGTTGTGCATATGAAGTTTCTCAAGCTTTCAAGTCTTGTGAAGTTGTTATTG